From Leptodactylus fuscus isolate aLepFus1 chromosome 11, aLepFus1.hap2, whole genome shotgun sequence, one genomic window encodes:
- the AMOT gene encoding angiomotin, with amino-acid sequence MRTSEEQAATTVLQRLLQEQLRYGNPNDNRNLLALHQQATGNVPSYGGGQLSQNEGLNPQDPQLVPHAARQEPQGQEIQVENMMEKQIPLRAQNSEELPTYEEAKVQSQYFRGQPHTSVGAAFYVTGVTNQKMRTEGRPTVQRVNTGKVHQDDGLKDLKQGHVRSLSERLMQLSLATSGVKAHAPVTSAPLSPQPGDFYKTSGSNEVYKNPSQSGGQKMEHRGPPPDYPFKNISTLPTQGKAKDMGHHYGDPRGSRSDGPMVRYQPPPEYGSSRQNQDVQQHLQQRSPHYHSPTSSLTSLGSMSLIQSPPPSAMSPSQQQLPSPSHGEFFSGTPRPHQISSQFHHGDFYRMSQTYLGQQQQQQQQQQQFPPMDPMRPPPLPSPYSQLQGDPFAIVSRAQQMVAVLSEENRSLRQELEGCYDKVARFQKMEMEIQRVSEAYENLVKSSSKRETLEKAMRTKLEGEIRRIHDFNRDLRERMETANKQLAAKEIEGSEDNRKTISQLLAQNKDLQREKEKLEMELSSLRSMNEDQRRHIEIRDQALNNAQAKVVKLEEELKKKQVYVDKVEKMQQALAQLQAACEKREQLEHRLRTRLERELESLRMQQRQGNSQSTSVSEYNAAALMELLREKEERVLALEADMTKWEQKYLEESVMRQFALDAAATVAAQRDTSSISHSPSASFDTTLEARIQKEEEEILLANRRCVDMEGRIKTLHAQIIEKDAMIKVLQQRSRKDPSKTDQPSSMRPSKSLMSISNASSGLLSHSSTLSNTPILEEKREDKSWKGSLGVLLGTEYRPESISSTPSPVLPSTPQLSGHSKSGSRDCCTQTDRSNEQNKAPSVSASPGPGRLATPSPMYSSEKTDATFQSSTLERKNPIPSLGQDLTDGELVEYLI; translated from the exons ATGAGGACTTCAGAAGAGCAAGCAGCCACCACAGTGTTGCAGAGACTGCTGCAGGAGCAGCTCCGGTACGGAAATCCTAATGACAACCGTAACCTGCTGGCCTTGCATCAACAAGCGACTGGGAATGTGCCCTCCTATGGCGGTGGGCAGCTATCTCAGAACGAGGGACTGAATCCTCAAGACCCCCAGTTAGTTCCACATGCTGCCCGCCAGGAGCCACAAGGGCAGGAGATCCAAGTGGAGAATATGATGGAGAAACAGATACCGCTGAGAGCCCAGAACAGTGAAGAGCTCCCGACGTACGAAGAGGCCAAAGTTCAGTCTCAGTATTTCCGGGGACAACCTCATACTAGTGTTGGAGCTGCTTTCTATGTAACTGGTGTGACCAATCAGAAAATGAGGACAGAGGGTCGCCCCACGGTTCAGAGGGTTAACACAGGGAAAGTTCATCAGGATGACGGCCTCAAGGACCTAAAGCAGGGCCATGTACGCTCCCTTAGTGAACGCCTTATGCAGCTGTCACTGGCTACTAGTGGGGTGAAGGCCCATGCCCCTGTTACCAGCGCCCCTCTGTCCCCACAGCCGGGAGACTTCTATAAAACCTCTGGGTCAAATGAAGTATACAAGAATCCATCACAGAGTGgtgggcaaaagatggagcacaggGGGCCGCCTCCGGACTACCCCTTCAAAAATATTTCCACTCTGCCAACTCAAGGAAAAGCgaaggacatgggacatcactACGGGGATCCTAGAGGCAGTCGTTCAGATGGTCCAATGGTCCGTTATCAGCCACCTCCAGAATACGGCTCATCCAG GCAAAATCAGGATGTGCAGCAACACCTTCAGCAGAGGTCCCCGCACTACCACAGTCCCACCTCTTCTCTTACCTCCTTGGGATCTATGAGCCTTATCCAGTCCCCTCCGCCATCAGCCATGTCACCATCTCAACAACAGCTTCCCTCCCCGAGCCATGGCGAATTCTTCTCTGGGACACCTCGACCTCATCAAATATCCAGTCAATTTCACCATGGAGATTTTTATCGGATGTCTCAGACCTACCTtggccagcagcagcagcaacaacaacaacagcagcagtttcCCCCGATGGACCCTATGAGACCTCCTCCGTTACCCTCCCCGTATTCCCAATTGCAGGGCGACCCATTTGCCATTGTTTCCCGGGCACAGCAGATGGTCGCCGTTCTGTCTGAAGAGAACCGCTCTCTACGCCAGGAGCTGGAAGGATGTTACGACAAAGTGGCGAGATTTCAGAAA ATGGAGATGGAAATCCAGAGAGTCTCCGAAGCCTATGAAAACCTTGTAAAATCTTCATCCAAGAGAGAGACTTTGGAGAAAGCGATGAGAACGAAACTAGAGGGCGAGATTCGAAGGATTCACGACTTTAACAGAGATCTCAGAg AACGAATGGAAACTGCAAATAAGCAACTTGCAGCAAAGGAGATTGAAGGATCGGAGGACAACAGGAAGACCATATCCCAACTACTTGCACAAA ACAAAGACCTGCAAAGAGAGAAGGAGAAGTTGGAAATGGAGTTATCCTCCTTACGCTCCATGAACGAGGACCAAAGAAGGCACATTGAGATCCGAGACCAAGCCCTAAACAATGCACAGGCCAAGGTGGTGAAGCTGGAAGAAGAA TTGAAGAAGAAACAGGTTTATGTTGACAAAGTAGAAAAGATGCAGCAGGCCTTAGCTCAGCTCCAGGCGGCCTGCGAGAAGCGCGAACAACTGGAACATCGACTGCGGACCAGGCTGGAACGAGAACTGGAATCCCTCCGAATGCAGCAG CGCCAGGGAAACTCGCAGTCCACCAGTGTTTCTGAGTATAATGCGGCCGCCCTAATGGAGCTTCTCCGGGAGAAAGAGGAGCGAGTCCTGGCCCTGGAGGCGGACATGACCAAGTGGGAGCAGAAGTACTTGGAGGAGAGTGTTATGAGACAGTTTGCACTTGATGCTGCCGCCACTGTCGCTGCTCAGAG GGACACCAGCTCCATAAGCCATTCTCCTAGTGCAAGTTTTGATACCACCCTGGAGGCCCGTAtccagaaggaagaagaagagatCCTTTTGGCGAACAGAAGATGTGTAGACATGGAGGGAAG GATAAAGACGCTTCACGCACAGATAATTGAGAAGGACGCCATGATCAAGGTGCTGCAACAACGTTCTCGTAAGGATCCTAGCAAAACGGATCAACCTTCTTCCATGCGCCCATCAAAGTCCCTTATGTCTATCTCCAATGCCAGCTCTGGGCTCCTCTCCCATTCCTCTACACTCAGCAATACACCGATactggaggagaagagagaggaCAAGAGCTGGAAAGGCAGCTTGG GTGTTCTGCTAGGAACAGAGTATCGCCCCGAGTCCATCTCGTCCACGCCCTCACCCGTACTTCCATCCACACCACAACTTTCTGGACATTCAAAGTCTGGTAGCCGAGACTGCTGCACCCAGACAGACCGAAGTAATGAGCAAAACAAGGCTCCTTCAGTGAGTGCATCTCCAGGCCCGGGGAGGCTGGCCACTCCGAGTCctatgtatagctctgagaaaacAG ATGCAACTTTTCAGTCCAGCACCTTGGAACGAAAAAATCCCATCCCGTCCCTGGGCCAAGATCTTACAGATGGGGAATTGGTGGAATATCTTATATAA